The Thermoflexus sp. region ATCGCAAGCGGCTCATCCCTGGCGCGCTGGAGGATATCTTGGACTCCCTCCGGTGGCTGGGCCTGGATTGGGATGAGGGGCCCGATGTCGGAGGGCCTTACGGTCCTTACATCCAATCCCAGCGGCTGGAGATCTACCAGGAACATGCCCATCGCCTGGTTGCAATGGGCCACGCTTACTACTGCTTCTGCTCCGAGGAGCGCCTGGAGCGGTTGCGCCGTGAGCAGGAGGCCCGCAAACAGCCTACCGGTTACGACCGGTTCTGCCGTTACAACGTCTCGCCCGAGGAAGCCCAGCGCCGTATCGCTGCCGGAGAGCCTTACGTGATCCGCCTGAAGGTCCCCATGGAAGGGACCACCACCTTTCACGACCTGGTGCACGGCGAGATCTCGGTGCAGAACCGGACGCAGGACGACTTTGTGCTGCTGAAATCGGACGGCTACCCGACCTATCATCTGGCGAACGTGGTGGACGATCACCTCATGCGCATCACCCATGTGATGCGGGCGGATGAGTGGATCCCCAGCACCCCGCGGCATATCCTGCTCTATCGGGCCTTCGGCTGGGAGCCTCCGCAGTTCGCCCATTTGCCCATCATCCTGAGCCCCACCGGCAAGGGGAAGATGAGCAAGCGGGTGCTGCAGGAGCAGGGGCGCTGGGAGACGGCGGTCTTCGTGCGGGATTTCCGGGAGGAAGGCTATCTGCCGGAGGCATTGGTGAATTTCCTGGCGCTGACCGGCTGGGCCTACGACGACAAGACCGAGCT contains the following coding sequences:
- the gltX gene encoding glutamate--tRNA ligase — its product is MSVRVRFAPSPTGFLHVGGARTALFNWLFARHHGGQFILRIEDTDRKRLIPGALEDILDSLRWLGLDWDEGPDVGGPYGPYIQSQRLEIYQEHAHRLVAMGHAYYCFCSEERLERLRREQEARKQPTGYDRFCRYNVSPEEAQRRIAAGEPYVIRLKVPMEGTTTFHDLVHGEISVQNRTQDDFVLLKSDGYPTYHLANVVDDHLMRITHVMRADEWIPSTPRHILLYRAFGWEPPQFAHLPIILSPTGKGKMSKRVLQEQGRWETAVFVRDFREEGYLPEALVNFLALTGWAYDDKTELFTMEELIEKFDISGINPKPAAFNYEKLEWMNGVYIRRLTVEALADRLRPYLEALGLRPDPETLHRAIPLIQERIKTLREGAEMLEFLWREEVSPALEDLVPKGSTPEEVRTWLVEAAQALERLPEFTHEAIEAALRGLADRLGVKAGTLFMAVRVAVTGRRVTPPLFESIALLGRPRTLARLEGAIRLLERVPSS